AGTTTCTGCTTCTAATTCCTTCTGTGCAACAGACTGTCTCTGCATCAGAGGCATTGCAGGGTGTAAGTGAAGGGAATCAAGGCCATGAGGAGCAGCCTTTCCCATACAGGATGTGCATTGTTATGAAAGAGATGAGCCACGGCGTGGGTGCGGCCACGTGCGCCAGGTCAGGTGCACAGAAACGCCGTGATCCAGAGAACGCGCCCAGCGGTTGCACATGACTGACAAATGCTCATTTAATTACTGGGCTGAAGGAAAAACCAGATCAGACCCAATTCAAAGTGACAGAGTCACGAACTGACAACTAAATCATAAAAACTGACAGGACAAATAGATCTAAAGGGAAGATTTAGGTGGAAGGTGTAGGGAAGCATCAGTTACTGGGGAAGTTGTTCCAAAGCCTGAGGGACATTTTGAGAGCGTGTGTACATGGGCTTGTTCCAGCCACGTGGTGTCTGCATTGCAGCAAGCTCTCTGCTGTGTCATACAGACAAAGCATTAATCCTCTTCTAAGACAGGGATATTTAGTGGGTGGTTATCTCACTGGAATCTCCTAATGCCCACCCCAGGCATGGGGATGGGTGCAAAGCCACAGACAGAACACACTACTGACTGCTTTCATTCATTTTTGTATCAGAAAAAATTGTGGAGGGTTTATAATCTCttaatttacagattttttaGCTGATACTTAAAAACTCCCCCAAATGAGTAAATTCTTTCTTGTACTCAGCAGTGACCAGGTCAGTGCCAAAGCCCTatcaggcagtgccagcacaaCTCAAGGTTGTTCTCATCTGCTTGGCACCCCTCCATAGGTGTAGGGTTACTTCAGGCCCATTTCCTTCTACATGGCTCTGAGTGCTCGCCCCAAGGACGGTGAGGAACAGCAGCCTGCCAGGGTGTCTACATTTCAGTGCCTGCTGTGATGCAACAAAGGGCTGAATTCTTTCCCATGGCCAAAGTCACCATCTGATACACCTGCACCCCATGGCTATCCTGAGCAAAACTTGCCCAAAACCATTAGAGTACCTCCCTCTGTCCTAATGTGTGCCTGCCACTGATCCCAGCTGTCAAATGCACAGACTAAATGTCAACGAGCTCTCAGTAATTGATATTAATACTGGCAATGGCCAGCTGGGGACATGCCTTCTAGGTCACCGGAGTCCCCAGCCCCGAGTCACCCCAAGCTCAGTGCCATGCATTCACAGATCCCTGGCACTTTGAACAGCCCTTCTATAGCAGGGCACAACACTGGAGATAGTTGAAAACCCAAATAAGATGTTGGCAAGTGCTCTGTGCAATTAGAAAGAGGGAGGATAGTATGGAGCACAAACAGGTCTCAAGACTGGATGCTCTCTCAGACTTCTGGGGCTGAAATGCTGGTGATTATTCCAGGACTGCAGGATTATAACAGTGGATATTCACTgtttaaacatttaaaagctATGCATTATCACTCTTAGTGTATCTCCAGTGGGTCTCCCTCATGCATTacagtgcctggtgctgctaTTGGCAGACTCTGGATGTATTTCCATTAGCAAATTGTGTAACATGACAGGAGCAGTTCTGGAGAAAAAACAGCCAGTGCTGAGAGCCCAGCACAACTCCTTATACTCCTTTCTGGGCCCTCCCTCTGGAACAGCTTTGGCTCCATGGCAATTATCTATTAGCAGTGGGGATGCACTCAATGTGCATGTGGAGCCCAATCTTCTGTGTCTAGCTGGATCTAAAAGGTGTCTAGCTACATGATAAAGTATGGTGAGTATGAATAAAAGATTTGTACTCCTAAGCTGAACTAATCCAGCAGAACAGATGAACTCTCTTTCacagaaacaaatgtttttcctgaatttttttgtcctgtgatttttcttgtttttctcctcctgttttCAGTCTGCTGCCTCAGCACCTCTGCTATTTGGCATGACACTGTATTCAAAGCAGTTTCCTGGCTCCATTTAGTCTGCCCTTTGGCATGTGACACAtcctaattttttatttcttcatcaaTCTCCATTTTAAGTCTAAGCAATTGGACATCAGAAGCAATGGAAGACATCAGAATGACAATTCAGATGCTCTCTGGAAAGCCTGCACTGGTTTAAGCTCTGAAATTAGCCGTAAAAGGTAGCTGTCAGTCTTTGAGGTGGGGTTCTCACTtaggaggaaaggagaagaggattgctgctgctcagtccTTGCTAGAGGGGAGACAGCTTGCTATCTGCAGCCAGGATTCCTATCATCAGCAAATTCCTCACTCTTCTGGGTCAATCACCCCATGGTCGGTCAAAAGGTAGGAAGGGGTATTCTGGCCCCATGGAATTAGGAATCACTGTTTGCACTCCTGCAGCCTaactgctgctcccagtgggAATAGAGATTAAATTTATCCCAAAGGCTTAGCAGAACTCCTGTATCTGCTCTTTTCACATGCTTTCAGGAGGACATTTTGCGTCACTTGAAGCTGCTGTTCTCTTTTGTTAGGCTATTCTCTCAGGATTTATATGTGTGTAGAAGTTTTGTTTCACATCACAATGTGTTTATGTGCAGGTCAGGAAATTAATCAGCCGACTATCTGaacaattaaaacaattttggCCAGCCTGGCTTCGCTTTGATtctgggtttgggtttgctgTGACTCATAAAGCTCATGTGGCCATCAACAGCACAGATACACTCTCTgaggaggggaaagagaagggCTTACCAAAGAGCTGCCAAGTATTGGCCTCCTGCTGTACAAATGGGTGCTGTTTGTTACCAAAGCATCCTCTCTAATGATCAACACTGCCTTCGTCTAAGGAACTGTTCTGCTCCTTCAGACTCCCTTTAATCCCCTCACTTGAAGCAGCCCCGTTCATCAAATTAGGCTGGAGGACAGAAGATGCCTTGTCTGAATCTGGCTTAATCCCTACACAATTTGGGTCACACGGCCTTTTATCAATAAGCACTTGGTTGTTGTCAAACCAGCAcgaagcagagcagcagggtcaggctttctgctggaagcaggctgtgcctggcttGCTGCTGCCCTCTTCTGCCTCCGGAGCTGCCGTGGCCAGGGCAGGCCTGTGCATCCCGCCAGCACCGCACAGCGGTGAGGGCAAGTGCAGGCTCCTGTGCCATCCCACTCTGCACATCCCTGAGCTCTGACTCAGTCCAGATGCTCACTGCTGCCCACACACATTTCTACTCAAGTCCCTGGGGAAAATGCTTTTCTACATTCGTAAGAAAATGGAGAGCCAGACTGTTGTCAGCAGTGCCCACTGACGGGACAAGAGACAACAGGCACCAAGGGATTAATGTGTCCATctgaacagaagaaaaccattctctttttcctatgagggtggtcaaacactggcacaggttgcccagggatATTGTGGAGTCTACTTCCatggagatattcaaaacccACTGGGACAGTCCTCTCTCAGTGGCCCTAAGGGGATTGGAGTGGATTATCTCAAGGTGTCCCTTTCAaactaaatgattctgtgactaCATTAGGCATCACATGATAATATTAAGTATTATACAAAAGCAGATGTTGCTGAAAACCTTTCATGAAATAAGTAAAACCATCAACTGTAAATGTTTGCAGGTTAATCCAAAGGCTCTTCTGTCCTGCCCATCAtagaacaaacaaacacaccTTTTTTACAACTCCTGTAGTGGCCACGATGGTCTCTGCTCCTTCTACAGTCTTGTTTGCCACTGTGTTCACACTGGCTACTACAGCTTCTCCCACCACGTTGGCCTGCTCTTTGGTCTTCTCAGCAACTGCAGTTtcaacaaaagcagaaaagtcaGCAAACCAGACACTGCCAGCAGGCTGCCAAATTCCCTGGGATGACAAATGATTGCATTgaagtaaaagaagaaattagCCCTGGTGCAGTCCTTGTTTGGACTTTTTAGATGAGATCACGTCTGAATTTAGACTGTGTATGTGAGGATTTTTGTCTGGCACAAAATGCTCCTTTGTGGGCAACCAGAGAATGAAAAATTCACTGCCAGATACTAAGAGACAACAGTGTAAATAAGGTATTTTGCATTGCAGACTGTGAATGACCTCTTGCAGGTTACTTTCTGTTTGATTTAATACCCCTTGGCAGAAAACAGCAATAGTTATGAAATCCACCAGGCAAAGGATCCATTCATCTTCCTTCAGGACAGTCCATGTGGCTGCTCATCCTTGGAGTTGGGGTTACCCTAGAAGGGACCTTTAGGTCCCTGACTCTGCAACCTGGCAGGACCCTCCCAAAGACCACAGTTTTGGCCAGACAGGATCTGATGCAAGTAAATCCTCTCCacgtgctgggctgtgcacctGACATTGTGAAATATCTAAATAGCTGTGAATCATCCCAGTCTGCCAAGTAACCTGTGTTAGATTTTTTCTGACCTACTCTACTGATCAAATATTTTCTCCCACCTGTGTCCACTGCAAGTGCCAGACCCTGAACCATCACTCCTGGCAAGCAGCCTCTACTCATCAGTAGGAAGGTCAGGCAGATCAGTGGTATCCCACAGGGACCTCCCACTTGGCAGGGGTGACAGCCTTCCCAAGAGGTCTAACAACCACCACAGACTTCCACAACCCTCTTGGGCTGTGCTCTTACCTGAGGTCACACTTTGCACTACTCCCTCCTTGGTCTTGGTGCCTGTGAAAGGAAACACAATCCATCAGTGCTGCCTGGAAATTACACCCTGACTTCTGGACACAGATGGTTTCCTGCTCTCAGGAAGCGCAGTGGGGAGCCAAGGTCCTGCTGACACCTCCTGCTGAGACACAAACCATTTGTAGAGTCAGAAAAGAGACCAGCTTCCCTCCCTAGTAAAGCCAATGAGTATCTTTGTGTTGAGAGTCGGAGAACTTCAACAGCAAATTCTCTGGAGATGCCTAGACCTGAAAAACCTTGATTACAACAGTTGTCCCTGCAATAGTTCCAAAATGAGCAGTTGAGTAGTGGTAAATCAACCTTAAGCCACTTGTAAAAATGACTGTAAATAAAATCACCTGGCAACATCTCACCTACCTCACTCTTGCAAGACAAGAAGTCACATCCATGACTCTCCCCTGCCTTTCAGCAGGATACTTGGCTGCACTGGTCATTTAAAGTCTCATTCTATACTACTAATAAAGACTCTGGAGAAACCTGAGACTGAATTTACAGAACCACTACCTACCTCCTACATACCTACTTACTAGATTCCCTGTTTGGTGCCTCAACCTAGGCTGCAAgtgcctgctcccagcaatgCACAGAAAACAGATGGTTTTATCTCAAATTATGAAAATACACCATATGTATGCTTACATTGTAATTTATCTCACTGTTCTCAATGCAGAAAAGCTAACAGGATGTGAAGGCATTCACTTTGCAACACAAATAGCCCTGAGGAATAATTAATCTCTGTGATTTTCCTCCATGCTTGAAGTGACAAGCTATATATCCTTTGTACTTGATATTGCTGCAGATAAGTTAAATCATATGGTACATAGGCAGCCCCTATGGTAACTAGGTGCTTTACACACTAAAAAAATAAGGAATCAAATTTATCTCTCCTGGAAGTTAAATAAACACAAGCCAAAATATCCCACTGGCCCCACTTTACTGTATATTGCAAATCATCTGCACCTATACAGAGTCTCTCTTCAGGTTTCCCATACTGATACAACAAAAGGATTTCTATGGCCAGCTatcaaaatgataaaaaatggACAACAACCAGGCAGATTTTTGACTCCATGATAATGGAGCATCCACGGGTGTGGTGGGAGAAACCAGTTACAAACCACAGCTCATTCTCATTAACAACAGCCTGAGAAGCAAAACAGGTGCAGTGCCCTGATAACaacagcccagctcagtgctgttttGCCTGATGCATGGTATGTATTATTGAATGTAATTCTCAATTGTTGATTTATTTTGGTGGTTGCGATGCCTGCCTGGGGCAGAACAAAACTGTTCTACTACAATATGCCCTCAACATTTCATTCCACCCTCCCAAACTGTCTAAAAGGTCAAGAAACGAAATCTTTGTACCTTTAACTTGTTACTGCTGTAAGCTGAGTTCCTAGTGATGCACATGATACATGTGCACTGCTGTGAACTGGATTTAATGATGGTGCCCATGATACACAAACGTGCagaagcacagcactgagcatAGCAGGTGCAAGTCTCAAGCCATGAATGTGAGCCCCTGAATGGGCCAAACACACAAGGTTCAATTCAGACACCATCCTGTTTCGTTTTCCCTCCCAGTAGCATTCCAAGAAAAGACTGCCACAGTATTGATTTGACATACATGGTTGTCTCATACCAGACTCAGATCCTCAAGCTTAGCCCTTTGCTGTTTTTTGGTCAAACAGCAGCTGATAGGTAAGCAAAGTACGTGATTGGCTGTACTAGCCTTTCATGCCTTTGCAGTTTTGCAGTAAACACACTCAGTGAGACAAGAGCTGCAGTTTTGTATGTTTTTTGCCAGACTTTTAAGGTCACTATCTGTGCTCAATTCTTTTACAGGGAAGAGGAGTGAGCAGGTGCTATATTTGCAGACCAGAAACGAGGGATGCAGATAGAAGGAAAACATCTGAATCCATTTCATGACAGAAGCAATGTCATTGGGAAGagtcactgctgcagcctggggagagctCGCCTcatcctcccagcccagccacaccCGATGACTCAGGCTCCCATCCATTATGCACCGCATGAAACCCGACCGACCTTCCGGCAGcactcctgccagcagcccGCATCTGTTGAATCAGAAAGCAATCACCTGATGCTCAATCTCATTTCACTCATTAGTCCTTGCCCGCAGCTTGTGTACCCAGAATTCATGCATCTTGCCTCTTCTGAGTGCTGTGAGTCATCTGCAAGTGCTTTGGGACCGCCAGGGTGTGACAGAGGTGGTGGAGTGCTATGCCCTGGGAGAAGGTCTAGAGTAGAGAGGGATATTTTGATGTGCATTAAATCCCGCAGGAATCACTCAGTTTAAACATAGCTTGGTGTGTGGGGGCTTCCTGCAACACACGGTTGAAAATCCCTCTGGAAAACTGGAAGTGCATTCTTTGCTGAGGCTTCCTGAACTATAGCATTAAACAGTGCTAATGACTCAATACTCTGATGCAGCTTTGCattaaattcattaattaaCTTCCCCATCACTTACACCCCTAttcaaaccaaattaaaaaacagaGCCCACTGAACCATCTGCTGGATCCACACTAACCATGGCAGGGATCTCCTGACACCTTGGCACACTCAGAGGCTGTTGGAATTTGGAGTGCAGATGGTGATTTCACCAAGCACAGAGGTGACCCATGATACAGgattcctccctctccttttgtGCCCTCTCTTCTCTACCCCACAGGTTCAGCAAGGGCAGGGGCACCGCATTGCAGGCTTAGCAGAGGAGGGAGGCATCTCCTGCCTGGCAtgggctgtgggagctgaaCCTAGATGGATCAGAGGGGGGACGAGGTGGCCACAGTGTCCCAGTGGTGCTGTTCACTCCAGACAGATGCCTCTGAGTGagcattattttcttctcctgagcagcagcaagtgACTCACCAGACGTGGTGGTTGTGCTCAGACATTTGGAATGCTCAGAGAATCAGCAATGAGTTAACACAAACCTGAACAAAAGTCAGGGATCCACTTCCTCCATCCTAGGCCCTGGGgattttgttctctttcctgAAGTTCTCAAAAGACCCTTGAGGTTCAATACAGTATTATTCTCTCCTAGCATCCAAAAATTCAAGTGTCATCACCTAATGCTCTAGATGAAGCTGCTGGGATAGGGGTCTGCAAGGGAAGAAGCAAGGAAGGAACAGTACAGATTTACTGTTCATGTGGCATAGAGTGACAAAAGGCAGCATGAACAACATACTAATCACTCCAGTTTTAACCAATATACCACACCTCCACCTTCTCTGgctattaaaacaaaacccccatTTTCTGAGCTAATTAGCATCTggtctttatttttcctgcctgtgaaAGACTGAATTTTCCCTAAAGGGCTGAACTTCCCAACAGGAACTGAATCAGACCAAGGCAAAGCTCTGACTGGTGCATGACAGAGCAGGAACCAGAGTAtaccaacaaaccaaaccaataaAAGGAGAAAGCACTTAATCCTCACCTTGATCCTTATTTGATCATCATTCAGAGATTAAGGTTTCAAGGATTTCAGTTTTAGGCTCATAGAAAACTTTATTGAAAAGATTACAATCTCCTAAAGAGACCTCTTGGCTCAACAATGAAAACCAGGTCACAGTATGGAGCTGTACAACGTGACTGAAAAGAGATGTGAGAAATTACGTATAAAAACTCTGAAtaaccccagcacagctcagatcTGGAAGCAGGTGGAGCAGTAATGATGCCACAATGTGACACCCACTTGTCATTTCTTAGACTGGTGTTTCACTTACTGTAGTTAGTTTAGTTATTTACAGGAATGCTGcttacctttttttcttgtgggtCAGCTTCAAATTGAAATGTGAACTGTTACATCCATTCATTTCCAGCATGTCAATAATTAAGTATTTAAGAATTCAAGATAAAAACATGATCAGACCTGCTACATAcaaattttctatttaatttgtaACATACAAATATATATCTATAGCTATTGGCAATAGAGCAGTTTTAAATATAGTAGCCAAGTACAGCTGTGGATGTTGCAATAGGATAGCAGGAAGAGCCTGCATGTAAACTTTCCTACAAAAAGAAACACTCCCACATCCAGCAAAAATAAAGAGCTGTGTGAAAAGCAGTAATCAGCAGTGAGATAATCAGTCTTGGGAACCTAAGACTCTTTAGTTTGTATTATATGGAGTATCTGACCATCCAGCCATATAATTGGATGTGCTAGATAAGTGGAGATAGTGGGTTTCAAGGGTGACCTTGAAAGGGGAGGTTTCAGCCCATTAACTGTGAAAGAGGTCTCTAGGCAGGACATCAGGCACACTGTTTTCCAGATCCTATTCTTTGGGCAAAAGGAATTTGGGCGTTTCTTCTAAAGCAAGATTAATGAGTGCATGGGCAACGAAAGAGGTCGATGAACAGGAGAAGGATTCCAGGGCAAACCCATTTGTTTGTGGGGAAACAGATGCATCCTGCAATCCCCTCATGCTAACACTGTTGGCTCCTCTCAGGGACCTCCTCAGTGAGTCCCTCCCAGTGTGGAGGTGAGGCAGAGACTGGCAGTGCTCGTTTGCCTGGAGAGTGCCTGACTCACCCTGCAAACAATCAGTGAATGTCAAACAAACCTTTCACCTGGGCACCTGCTCCTTAACATCATTCTGCCTTCCCTGGAGTCGTGGTTTCTATGTCTAACTTacagctggggaaactgaggcgTGGGGAGGCTGTTGTACCCCAGGTTTACACAGCAATTCTGCTGAGCTCAGGATCTTATCCAGACTATCCTGCTAGTCACTCTCAAGCTTCAGCCACAATATCATTTCCCCAGACTTTCTCAGAGACAATCTATGCAGCTTTTCATGCTCAAAAGTAGATCAAAACTAGTTCTCTCTTACCTACATACATTACCCCTTCTTTGGtcttctctgcagcctctgtcACTCCCTGCTTGGtcttttctgcagcagcc
The nucleotide sequence above comes from Molothrus ater isolate BHLD 08-10-18 breed brown headed cowbird chromosome 8, BPBGC_Mater_1.1, whole genome shotgun sequence. Encoded proteins:
- the SNCG gene encoding gamma-synuclein, which produces MDVFKKGFSIAKEGVVAAAEKTKQGVTEAAEKTKEGVMYVGTKTKEGVVQSVTSVAEKTKEQANVVGEAVVASVNTVANKTVEGAETIVATTGVVKKEDLAPPQPPEQPRLEGEGAPAGEGEIGGDPSS